TACCTGATGCAAGAATTGCCATCTTGCTATCAGGTACAGGCTCAGCCCGTGAATATATTCAGCGCTTAGGACGAGTGTTGCGGCGGGGTACTGAGGCAAATAAGCAAGCAATTCTCTATGAAGTGGTGACTGAAGATACTAGCGAAGTAAGAACTTCAGAGCGACGCAGAGGCATCGAGCGATCGCGTTCAGAGCTTCCTCAGGATAATGTCTTGCAAATAGGAATTAAGTACGACAAAGATCTCCATAAGAAACAGGCGATCGCCGCCGAAAATCCAAATGATTACGATATCTAAACCCAAAAAATAAAAACCAATATTTTTGTTGAGAGTGTTGCAAAGCAACACTCTCAACAAAAATATTGGTTTTTATTTCAGCACAAAGCGCTGTAACAAAAAAATGTATACATTTTTTGACGTAAGAAACCAGAAAAAATCGTTTAAAATAAGTTAGACCGCAATCATTTGGTAGCCGTTATGGAACTTGCAGCATATATATATGATGCATGGGCATATGAACAAGCCAATCAAGGAGCGGCAGAGCGCAATCTGCTTACTTGTGATGGGCTTGATGCTGATGAGTATCAGTCAAATAAGCTTGACTTGAATTTTGCTGCAATGAGACAGCAAGCCTATTTACTATCAGCGATCGCCTTTACCAGTCTCAATGGGTTGAGCTGGAATTTAGCGCCTGCGATGGCTGCTCATTTTTTAGAGCCTGCGGTAAATGTTGCGCCTTGGTGTAACCAGTTATATATATGCAATACCAGCTATATGTTAGAGGTGCAGACTTTACTAGCTCAACGTGGGTTTGCGGTCGGAGAAATCGATGGGGTTTATGGCAGATATACCAAGCAAGCTGTAATTGATTTTCAGAAAACGCAAGCTAATCTGGTTGCCGATGGAATTCCTGGGGAAAAAACCTTGGCATTGTTGCGAAACTCATCAGTGAGTAAGCCTTTAGTATCGCAGCGTCCAAATCAAACTACAGAGACAATTACGACTAGCGATCGCCCAAGCCCATCATCAAGCCAGTCACCGAACCAGACAATTGTGATTGTGCGATCAAATAACGCTCCAGTCAGCAACTCTCAGCAGCCAGTGATAAGCGAAATCGGAAATTTGCAAATGCTGCTGAAACAACGGGGATTTTATCAAGGTGAAATTGATGGACAACTAGGGCAAACCACAACTAATGCCGTATTAAAGGCACAGCGAGCCTATGCCCTAGCTCAAGATGGCTTTGTAGGTCCTTTAACAATGCGCTCATTGTTGGCTGGTGGCAACAATCTTCCCTTCACTCAGCCTGCATTGCCCCGACTGCCGACAACACAAGATGTCTTGGCAATCCAAACATTACTCAAAGAACGAGGCTTTTATGATGCAGATCTCAGTGGCTTATACAACATTCAGACTAAGGCAAGCATTTTGAAAGCTCAACTTGCTTACGGACAAGCCGCTACAGGTGATTTGACCTCAGATTTACTGACAGCCCTTAGAGCTCAAAATCCAGCTCAGAATATTGCTCAAATCCCTGCCAGTAGCCCAAACAGTCAAACTATTCAGCCAATTCCT
This window of the Pseudanabaena sp. BC1403 genome carries:
- a CDS encoding peptidoglycan-binding protein, whose translation is MELAAYIYDAWAYEQANQGAAERNLLTCDGLDADEYQSNKLDLNFAAMRQQAYLLSAIAFTSLNGLSWNLAPAMAAHFLEPAVNVAPWCNQLYICNTSYMLEVQTLLAQRGFAVGEIDGVYGRYTKQAVIDFQKTQANLVADGIPGEKTLALLRNSSVSKPLVSQRPNQTTETITTSDRPSPSSSQSPNQTIVIVRSNNAPVSNSQQPVISEIGNLQMLLKQRGFYQGEIDGQLGQTTTNAVLKAQRAYALAQDGFVGPLTMRSLLAGGNNLPFTQPALPRLPTTQDVLAIQTLLKERGFYDADLSGLYNIQTKASILKAQLAYGQAATGDLTSDLLTALRAQNPAQNIAQIPASSPNSQTIQPIPSSAPLGNGTQVPTSSQNAPAAKNANSS